In Larimichthys crocea isolate SSNF chromosome VII, L_crocea_2.0, whole genome shotgun sequence, the genomic stretch ATCAAGATTCTGTAACTAGTGCTCTTTAACAAGACATTAAGTACTCCTCGTGTATAAAAAGATTGATTTAAAATGGacattcatttgcattaaagcttaatgtatttattgaaatctgttcttttttcgtgtcatttgaaatgtgtcataGATTGCAGTGCTTAGAAAACCctgtattaaaaagaaaatcccttGAATATTGTGACCATAACTGTGATCCTCATTACCTCAGTCAGTTTTAAGTGTTCAGAGATAAGCCACCCCGCTGCGTACTGAAGGATATCTGGAGTGGTAGCTGTAGTTGGTTGATGGATGTCTTGACAGCATTGGCTGAGGCCGGGGTTGTGGTTGGGGAAGTAGTACCAGCTGTTGGGGCTGTAGAGGCTGCATAGGCTGTAGAGGCTGTGGAGGATAGGGTATGTAGTCAGAGGCTGTTGAATACATGTACCTCTCAGAACCTTTTTCTTCAGACTGCAGattgcaacaaacaaacatgcatccTCCAAAAAACAGGAAGGCGGATGCCACCCAGCCGATGTACAAGGCCTCTCCGAGCTCCCTGCGCTGGGCGTCGATCAACAAGGGGTTGTAGAAATCCCTTATAATGACATGACCCGTCCAAGACACGGGGATAATCACACAGATGCAAGCCATGATGATCATGACTCCCGCAATGATTAGGACGAAACGCTTTGCCCGATCGTTGTTTTCAATACACGATGTGCACTGCAGTCCCACCAAACTGATCAGCAGACCGAGACCACCGAGTGCCAGGGCGCAGCACATAAGTCCCCTTGCTGCTTGTAGGTCAGGGGGCAAGGCAAGGAGAGAGTCGTACACCTTACACTGCATTCTGATGTCAGCCTGCCGAAAGCAATTCATCCACAGACCCTCGTAGCGCGTCTCAAACACAATAATGTTTTCCCCAATGAACGCGGTGACTCGCCACATTGGCATCCCGGTGCTTGCCGCTGCTCCAATCAGCCCAATGATGGTCACCAACAGACCCACTATCTCCAGTGCAGAGTTGGCCATCCTGTCCTCGTTATTCCTCCAAGCTCATACGTGCAATAATTTGCGGACACCGTGTTACTATAGTAGGAAGCAGTAGATTCCCTCTGTTGAGCGGCTTTGCATcccagtggaggaggaggagcagctagATGTTCACCTGTACTTCCTCCTCCCAGTAGGCAGGATGAAAGAATGGGAGAGGTGGGAATTGCGACCCGTTACTAGGAAACACAATCCCCCAGGCggtttttttctttgtacacCTACCACAGGAGCTTCTTTAAGCTGCCACTTTGTTTATTCAGAAGTCTCAGTTTACATTCTCAgagcacacttttttttttaagtgttgatTAAGAAACAAGAAGCATTTTTTGAATATGCATATATTAAAGACTGATATCATAGACATCAGACAGCTCTGGGGCTGAGCTTATTCTTTGTCCTATTTCAACCTAAATTCATTCACCACTGTGGGGTCCCTTGTGTTACTGCATATCTCTAAGAAATAGAACTGAAATGGGACTGCAGACACAATATTAGCAAAATGAGCATTTAGAAACTCTGTGTTATCtggtgtatgtgggtgtgtgtgtctatgtgtcatAGGATGGGGGTAATGCCTTTGTTCTCATGTGTCACTGTCAGTATTAGATTTCTTGTCTGGGTCTCTTGTGTCTTATCTGTGAGCAGAAAGAAGCTGGCTGTTACAGCTCTGACTTGGTTCAACAACAGTCTCTTGCCAGGTTTGCATTGTGGGTGGACCAGTGTGAACAGTCTGGTTTTACTAGTTTAGGCACATTGTCGTCTGTGGAAACTGAAAACAATGGACTAAACATATCTTTTCACTTACACAACAGTTGGTGAAACAGGAGCAGTTTCAGTGGGATCTTTGGTATCCCAGAAAATCACATGAGCTTTTGGCAGGAAGTAATACTTCACCCTTACTTCTTgatcagtttttaaaaagaatctTTCAATTTAACtggaaaatattataaaatataagataaaaacagaacaacacaattcatttttttcctcaactTT encodes the following:
- the cldn8.1 gene encoding claudin-8 gives rise to the protein MANSALEIVGLLVTIIGLIGAAASTGMPMWRVTAFIGENIIVFETRYEGLWMNCFRQADIRMQCKVYDSLLALPPDLQAARGLMCCALALGGLGLLISLVGLQCTSCIENNDRAKRFVLIIAGVMIIMACICVIIPVSWTGHVIIRDFYNPLLIDAQRRELGEALYIGWVASAFLFFGGCMFVCCNLQSEEKGSERYMYSTASDYIPYPPQPLQPMQPLQPQQLVLLPQPQPRPQPMLSRHPSTNYSYHSRYPSVRSGVAYL